TAAAAATCAAGACTGGTGCCGCAGGAAAAATAAGTCCAGTTCTTGAAACTGTCACAGTGCAAAATGGTATTCCTACAGCTCACTGGGGCTATCAGAACGATAATAATTTTAGAATAACCCTCACTGAAGAGAATTCAAAAATAATATCAGGAACTGTTATCAATGACGCAAAAGCTCCTCTAGTTTTTGAACCTGGCAGAGTAAAGGATGTATTTAAGCCGCAGTTTAGCTCAGAGAAGCTAGTTTGGTATGTTAAAGGTCCAGATGGTCAAGGCAGAACTTCTACAGCAAGCTACACAAAACCTGTGGAGCCAGCTAAAGCAGATTTAAAGATTTCATTGAGTGCAATTAAAGATGCTAAGCCTGGAGATGTAATTCAATATAATATCAATGTAGAGAATATAGATAAGGCAACTGCAGAAGGCGTGAAGATATTTACTCAGCTTCCTAAGGGAACAAGTTTCCTTAACGATGATAATTCTGGATGGAAACTTGAAAACGGTAAATATGTATATGACCTAGGAAAGGTTGCTGCAGGTGAAAAGAAAGCTGTAGTTCTTAAAGTAAAGGTTAATAACCCCTTTGAAGAGAGCAGCATGAAGGTAGCCGCTTCTTTCAAAGCTGAAACTATCACAGAAGAAGCTAAGCTGGATAATAACACTGCAGTTTGGGAAACAGCTATTAAACCTGCAGGCACGGAAAACCCTCCTGCTGAAAAACCGGAAGATCCACCTACTGAAAATCCTCCTGCTCAGAACCCTCAAAATCCTTCCGCTGACAATTCAGGAGAGCTTCCTGTTACAGGGGGAATAATTGAAACTGAGCTTCTAGTATTAATGCTTGGAATTTTAACCTTAGGAGCAGGAATGTTTATTAAGATATATAGAAAAAATCATTAGAGTAAAGATTGTATAAATAATGGACTCTTTATATGCTGTTGAGGCTTATAAAGAGTCCATTATTTATCTTATTCAAGTTTTAATATATCTCCTATGGTAATGTCTTCCTTAGTTACCCCTTCCTCCAGCACCTTTAGCATGTAAGAATGCATTCTCGTTATAGTATCAGTAGAAACCTTACTAGTTTGATATTCATAGTACATTTTCAATGCTCCTGTTCCATCTCCATCCATGACTGTGAAATATATTGGTTGAGATGCAGTTCCATTACTGTACCACTTGGTTTCAATATTAATTCCGTCCGGAGATACCAGTTTTACTGGCTGAAAGGTTATTGATGCACCAAGATAAGTTCCTGCTTGAGGTATATTATATGCCTTTTTCCACATACCCATAACTTCAAGTGGGTCCATATCTGCGTGTCTATAAATTGAATTTTGCTTTTCACTTATAGTTTCACAGGCTTCTTTAAAGGTATCACTTTCTTCAATAATTGTTCTAAAGGGCAAAAAATGAACTCTGGTTCCTCCTGCATTCTTTTCAGCTATGCTGCCTCTTCTTGCCACTACAGTATGCAAACTAATATCCTTCTCATTTCTATTTATCTTTGAAAAATAACTCCTGATAGCTAAAAGAACCAAAGATTGCATTGTAAGCTTATTAGCTTCACAGAAGCTTTCCATTTTCTGCACCAGTTCCTTAGGAACTTGCAGCATAGTATTTCTAGCCTTTGTAAAAATAAGACTGTCAAGCCCTGAAAATGCATACCTTAAGCTTAGATTTTTCTTTTTCTTGCGGCATTTTTCTAGTACCTCATATCCATTTATACTTGTATATATTGGCTCATCCTCAGTAAACATTTTTTCAAAAAACTCTCTACTTCTCTTATAAGATGCTGTATTTCTGTAGTTTAATTCCTTAATTAACAGGTCTTCATAGGAATTTATAGGTTTAGGCATTTCAGTGCCCTTTACCATTGAATTATAAATAGATAAAACATCCTTAAAAAATGTAGTTATTGCCCAGGAGTCCATAATCATGTGGCTTACTACAAAATACAAGCCACATTTTCCGTCATAGGTCCTGAGCATATATACCTTGCTCATTTGTTTGCCGAAAACAGTAATTCGCTTTTTAGCAATTTTATGAAGCTTCTTTTCCATCTTTTCTAAGGTCTTTCCACTAAAGTCAAGATACTCTATATTAGGCTCCTCATACTCAGCAAAATACTGCTTCATTTCTTTTCCAAGCTTTACTATGTGAACCCTTAATGCATCATTTCTTTCATAGGCCTTTTGTACAGCTTTTCTAAGCACATTAAAATCAAGTTCTGCATCTAACACCGCTGAGGTACAAACATTATTTACTTGTTTACGGATTGTATACTTTTGGCTGAAGAATAACAGCTGCTGAGCTGAAGTTAAGTCATAATACTTTATTTCCATATAAACCCCCTAGTATAAAATTGAACTTTTCTACTCTACTGATTTTAGAGACTCAACCATTGGTATATTCTTCAGTCTTCTATACATGAAAATATTTACCAGTACAACAAAGATTAATGTAATGAAGAAAGCATACAGAAAACTCAGTCCATCTACGTGATTTCCAAACATAACACCATCCTGTTCAATAGAAACCATGATAAATCTGTGGAGAATTATCCCTACAAAAAGTCCAGTAATAGAGCCTATAATAGACAGTATTATATTTTCTCTATACACATAAGCTGAAACTTCTTTGTTATAAAATCCAAGTACCTTAATGGTAGCAATCTCCCTAATTCTTTCACCTATGTTTATATTAGTCAGATTGTAAAGAACTACAAAGGCCAATAATCCTGCAGATATAATAATTACTACAACAATGCTGTTTAGTATTTTTACTGTATCTTCAAAGGTATCAGCTGCAGCAGAATAAAATACAACGGATGCAACGCTTTGATTCTTAATTAATGTGCTTCCCAGTGCACTTTCCGCTTCTGCATTTGTTTCCTTAAGCTTGATCATTAAACTGTTAGTTTTAGGTTTAAGTCTAAATATTTCTTCATAATAATCTGCTGACATGTAT
The genomic region above belongs to Clostridium swellfunianum and contains:
- a CDS encoding condensation domain-containing protein, with the protein product MEIKYYDLTSAQQLLFFSQKYTIRKQVNNVCTSAVLDAELDFNVLRKAVQKAYERNDALRVHIVKLGKEMKQYFAEYEEPNIEYLDFSGKTLEKMEKKLHKIAKKRITVFGKQMSKVYMLRTYDGKCGLYFVVSHMIMDSWAITTFFKDVLSIYNSMVKGTEMPKPINSYEDLLIKELNYRNTASYKRSREFFEKMFTEDEPIYTSINGYEVLEKCRKKKKNLSLRYAFSGLDSLIFTKARNTMLQVPKELVQKMESFCEANKLTMQSLVLLAIRSYFSKINRNEKDISLHTVVARRGSIAEKNAGGTRVHFLPFRTIIEESDTFKEACETISEKQNSIYRHADMDPLEVMGMWKKAYNIPQAGTYLGASITFQPVKLVSPDGINIETKWYSNGTASQPIYFTVMDGDGTGALKMYYEYQTSKVSTDTITRMHSYMLKVLEEGVTKEDITIGDILKLE